Below is a window of Enterococcus gilvus ATCC BAA-350 DNA.
ATAAGTTGTCTGTTGAGGAAATCGGAACAGTCACATATGTCGGGGACGGAATCGCTCGTGCCCACGGATTAGAAAACGCAATGAGCGGAGAACTATTAGAGTTTTCTAACGGCTCTTATGGAATGGCACAAAACTTAGAAAGCAACGATGTCGGTATTATTGTTCTAGGTGAATTTGAGTCCATTCGTGAAGGAGACAAAGTAAAACGTACCGGTAAAATCATGGAAGTCCCTGTTGGGGATAACATGATCGGACGCGTCGTTAACCCCTTAGGTCAACCAATTGATGGTATGGGACCTATTGAAACAAGTAAAACACGTCCAGTCGAAGCAATGGCTCCGGGCGTTATGCAACGTAAATCTGTGTCAGAACCTATGCAAACAGGTTTGAAGGCCATTGATGCATTAGTTCCAATCGGTCGCGGCCAACGGGAATTAGTTATCGGTGACCGTAAGACTGGTAAGACATCCATTGCTATTGATACGATCATTAATCAAAAGGGTCAAGATATGATTTGTATTTATGTGGCTATTGGACAAAAAGAATCCACGGTACGTTCACAAGTAGAAACATTGCGTAAATACGGTGCTATGGATTATACAATCGTCGTAACAGCGGGCGCCTCTCAACCTGCACCGCTATTATTTATTGCGCCTTACGCTGGAACAGCTATGGGTGAAGAGTTTATGTATAATGGCAAACACGTATTGGTAGTCTTTGATGATCTATCAAAACAAGCCGTTGCCTATCGTGAACTGTCATTACTATTACGTCGTCCGCCAGGTCGTGAAGCTTACCCAGGGGATGTCTTTTACTTGCACTCACGTCTATTAGAACGTGCAGCGAAACTTTCTGATGAATTAGGCGGCGGTTCATTGACTGCCTTGCCATTTGTAGAAACACAAGCTGGAGATATTTCGGCATATATTCCAACCAACGTCATCTCGATCACTGATGGACAAATTTTCTTAGAAAATGATTTGTTCTACGCAGGTATTCGTCCAGCCGTAGATGCTGGTTTATCTGTATCTCGTGTAGGTGGTTCCGCACAAATCAAAGCAATGAAAAAAGTTGCTGGGACTCTTCGTTTGGACCTTGCCAGCTATCGTGAATTAGAAGCCTTCACTCAATTCGGTTCTGATTTAGATGCAGCGACGCAAGCAAAACTAAATCGTGGACGTCGAACAGTTGAAGTACTGAAACAAAAACTTCATGATCCGCTTCCTGTTGAAAAACAAGTAGTGATCCTTTATGCCTTGACTCATGGCGTGCTTGATAGTATTCCAGTCAATAGTATTTTAGATTTTGAAGCACAATTATTTGAATATCTGGAAACAAATCACTCTGATTT
It encodes the following:
- the atpA gene encoding F0F1 ATP synthase subunit alpha — protein: MAIKAEEISALIKEQIQNYDNKLSVEEIGTVTYVGDGIARAHGLENAMSGELLEFSNGSYGMAQNLESNDVGIIVLGEFESIREGDKVKRTGKIMEVPVGDNMIGRVVNPLGQPIDGMGPIETSKTRPVEAMAPGVMQRKSVSEPMQTGLKAIDALVPIGRGQRELVIGDRKTGKTSIAIDTIINQKGQDMICIYVAIGQKESTVRSQVETLRKYGAMDYTIVVTAGASQPAPLLFIAPYAGTAMGEEFMYNGKHVLVVFDDLSKQAVAYRELSLLLRRPPGREAYPGDVFYLHSRLLERAAKLSDELGGGSLTALPFVETQAGDISAYIPTNVISITDGQIFLENDLFYAGIRPAVDAGLSVSRVGGSAQIKAMKKVAGTLRLDLASYRELEAFTQFGSDLDAATQAKLNRGRRTVEVLKQKLHDPLPVEKQVVILYALTHGVLDSIPVNSILDFEAQLFEYLETNHSDLFATIRDTKDLPDTEKLDGAIQEFKDIFDASSANQEKA